The Toxotes jaculatrix isolate fToxJac2 chromosome 14, fToxJac2.pri, whole genome shotgun sequence genome window below encodes:
- the acsl3b gene encoding long-chain-fatty-acid--CoA ligase 3b isoform X1, translating to MKLKEDMNPLLLQVFRSVVWVYSVITFIPWYFFSGTGTSLEQARRIKARSVSKHPAGPYRAINSQQKLVAWLHPGVDTLDKMFEHAAQRFPQRDCLGTREVLSEEDELQPNGKVFKKVILGNYNWLSYEEAYQTAKCFGSGLAALGQRPQCNIAIFCETRAEWIVAAQACFIYNFPLVTLYATLGPMAIAHGLNETEVTHIITSKDLLQSRLKAILCDVPRLRYIIVVDSKPRSWPDIPRNIMVYNMDAVKEMGSKPDNIAVDRKQPQSSDIAVIMYTSGSTGIPKGVMISHGNIIAGITGMAERIPNLNETDTYIGYLPLAHVLELSAELVCISHGCRIGYSSPQTLADQSTKIKKGSKGDTSVLKPTLMAAVPEIMDRIYKNVMTKVEEMSKFQKTLFVLAYNYKMEQISKGYSTPLCDRLVFKRVRALLGGNTRVLLSGGAPLSAATQRFMNICLCCPVGQGYGLTETCGAGTISEIWDYSTGRVGAPLVCSEITLKDWEEGGYYSTDKPNPRGEILIGGPNVTMGYYKNEAKNRKDFFVDKNGQRWFCTGDIGEIHADGCLKIIDRKKDLVKLQAGEYVSLGKVEAVLKNCSLIDNICAYANSDQSYVISFVVPNHKQLMALAGQMQVRGTWEEICNKPEMEKEVLRIITEAAISAKLERFEIPKKIRLSSEPWTPETGLVTDAFKLKRKELKTHYQEDIERMYGGK from the exons ATGAAGTTGAAGGAGGACATGAACCCCCTGCTGTTGCAGGTCTTCCGCTCCGTGGTCTGGGTGTACTCCGTCATCACCTTCATACCCTGGTACTTCTTCTCCGGAACTGGCACTAGCTTGGAACAGGCTCGCAGGATCAAAGCACGCTCAGTAAGCAAACACCCGGCAGGGCCTTACAGGGCCATCAACAGCCAACAGAAGCTGGTGGCATGGCTGCACCCTGGGGTGGACACCCTGGATAAAATGTTTGAACATGCTGCTCAGAGGTTTCCACAGAGAGACTGTCTGGGCACCAGGGAGGTGCTCAGTGAGGAGGATGAGCTTCAGCCTAACGGGAAGGTGTTCAAGAAG GTAATTCTGGGGAACTACAACTGGCTGTCGTACGAGGAAGCCTACCAGACGGCAAAGTGTTTTGGCAGCGGTCTTGCAGCTCTCGGTCAGAGACCTCAGTGTAACATCGCCATCTTCTGCGAGACCAGAGCAGAGTGGATCGTGGCGGCACAAGCCTGCTTCATATACAATTTCCCAC TTGTGACCCTTTACGCCACTCTTGGACCCATGGCCATCGCCCACGGTCTCAACGAGACAGAGgtcacacacatcatcacaaGCAAAGACCTGCTTCAGAGCCGGCTTAAG GCCATACTGTGTGATGTGCCAAGGCTACGGTATATCATTGTAGTCGACAGTAAACCCAGAAGCTGGCCAGACATCCCCAGGAACATCATGGTCTATAACATGGATGCTGTGAAGGAGATGGGCTCCAAGCCTGACAATA TAGCAGTTGACCGCAAACAGCCACAGTCCTCGGACATCGCCGTCATCATGTACACCAGCGGCTCCACAGGCATCCCCAAGGGTGTCATGATCTCCCATGGCAACATCATTGCTGGCATCACTGGCATGGCTGAGCGAATCCCAAACCTCAA TGAGACGGACACCTACATTGGCTACCTGCCGCTGGCCCACGTTTTGGAGCTCAGCGCCGAACTGGTGTGCATCTCTCACGGCTGTCGCATCGGCTACTCCTCCCCTCAGACTCTAGCCGACCAG tcCACTAAGATAAAGAAGGGCAGTAAAGGGGATACCAGTGTGCTGAAACCTACTCTCATGGCTGCTGTACCA GAGATCATGGATCGGATCTACAAGAATGTGATGACCAAAGTGGAGGAGATGAGCAAGTTCCAAAAGACCCTCTTTGTGCTGGCTTACAACTACAAGATGGAGCAGATCTCCAAGGGGTACAGCACGCCTCTCTGTGATCG TCTGGTGTTCAAGCGGGTGCGCGCGCTCTTGGGAGGGAACACGCGGGTGCTGCTTTCTGGCGGAGCTCCGCTCTCGGCTGCCACACAGCGCTTCATGAACATCTGCCTGTGCTGCCCCGTGGGGCAGGGCTACGGTTTGACGGAGACCTGTGGAGCTGGCACCATCAGTGAGA TTTGGGACTACAGCACAGGACGGGTTGGAGCACCACTTGTTTGTTCAGAGATCACACTTAAGGACTGGGAGGAGG GTGGTTACTACAGCACAGACAAGCCCAACCCACGGGGAGAAATTCTGATCGGCGGGCCCAATGTAACCATGGGTTACTACAAAAACGAGGCCAAGAACCGCAAGGACTTTTTCGTGGATAAGAATGGCCAGAGATGGTTCTGCACAGGAGACATTGGAGAGATCCACGCCGACGGATGCCTCAAGATCATTG ACCGTAAGAAGGACCTGGTGAAATTGCAGGCAGGCGAGTACGTCTCTCTAGGAAAAGTGGAGGCTGTTCTGAAGAACTGCTCTCTCATTGACAACATCTGTGCCTACGCCAACAG TGACCAGTCGTATGTGATCAGCTTTGTGGTGCCGAACCACAAGCAGCTTATGGCGCTGGCGGGGCAGATGCAGGTGAGGGGCACATGGGAGGAGATCTGCAACAAACCTGAAATGGAGAAAGAGGTCCTCCGCATCATTACTGAGGCTGCTATCTCAG cAAAACTGGAGCGATTTGAGATCCCCAAGAAGATCCGGCTGAGTTCTGAGCCCTGGACACCAGAGACAGGCTTGGTCACTGACGCATTCAAACTGAAACGCAAGGAACTCAAAACACACTACCAGGAAGACATTGAGAGGATGTACGGTGGAAAATAA
- the acsl3b gene encoding long-chain-fatty-acid--CoA ligase 3b isoform X2 yields the protein MKLKEDMNPLLLQVFRSVVWVYSVITFIPWYFFSGTGTSLEQARRIKARSVSKHPAGPYRAINSQQKLVAWLHPGVDTLDKMFEHAAQRFPQRDCLGTREVLSEEDELQPNGKVFKKVILGNYNWLSYEEAYQTAKCFGSGLAALGQRPQCNIAIFCETRAEWIVAAQACFIYNFPLVTLYATLGPMAIAHGLNETEVTHIITSKDLLQSRLKAILCDVPRLRYIIVVDSKPRSWPDIPRNIMVYNMDAVKEMGSKPDNTVDRKQPQSSDIAVIMYTSGSTGIPKGVMISHGNIIAGITGMAERIPNLNETDTYIGYLPLAHVLELSAELVCISHGCRIGYSSPQTLADQSTKIKKGSKGDTSVLKPTLMAAVPEIMDRIYKNVMTKVEEMSKFQKTLFVLAYNYKMEQISKGYSTPLCDRLVFKRVRALLGGNTRVLLSGGAPLSAATQRFMNICLCCPVGQGYGLTETCGAGTISEIWDYSTGRVGAPLVCSEITLKDWEEGGYYSTDKPNPRGEILIGGPNVTMGYYKNEAKNRKDFFVDKNGQRWFCTGDIGEIHADGCLKIIDRKKDLVKLQAGEYVSLGKVEAVLKNCSLIDNICAYANSDQSYVISFVVPNHKQLMALAGQMQVRGTWEEICNKPEMEKEVLRIITEAAISAKLERFEIPKKIRLSSEPWTPETGLVTDAFKLKRKELKTHYQEDIERMYGGK from the exons ATGAAGTTGAAGGAGGACATGAACCCCCTGCTGTTGCAGGTCTTCCGCTCCGTGGTCTGGGTGTACTCCGTCATCACCTTCATACCCTGGTACTTCTTCTCCGGAACTGGCACTAGCTTGGAACAGGCTCGCAGGATCAAAGCACGCTCAGTAAGCAAACACCCGGCAGGGCCTTACAGGGCCATCAACAGCCAACAGAAGCTGGTGGCATGGCTGCACCCTGGGGTGGACACCCTGGATAAAATGTTTGAACATGCTGCTCAGAGGTTTCCACAGAGAGACTGTCTGGGCACCAGGGAGGTGCTCAGTGAGGAGGATGAGCTTCAGCCTAACGGGAAGGTGTTCAAGAAG GTAATTCTGGGGAACTACAACTGGCTGTCGTACGAGGAAGCCTACCAGACGGCAAAGTGTTTTGGCAGCGGTCTTGCAGCTCTCGGTCAGAGACCTCAGTGTAACATCGCCATCTTCTGCGAGACCAGAGCAGAGTGGATCGTGGCGGCACAAGCCTGCTTCATATACAATTTCCCAC TTGTGACCCTTTACGCCACTCTTGGACCCATGGCCATCGCCCACGGTCTCAACGAGACAGAGgtcacacacatcatcacaaGCAAAGACCTGCTTCAGAGCCGGCTTAAG GCCATACTGTGTGATGTGCCAAGGCTACGGTATATCATTGTAGTCGACAGTAAACCCAGAAGCTGGCCAGACATCCCCAGGAACATCATGGTCTATAACATGGATGCTGTGAAGGAGATGGGCTCCAAGCCTGACAATA CAGTTGACCGCAAACAGCCACAGTCCTCGGACATCGCCGTCATCATGTACACCAGCGGCTCCACAGGCATCCCCAAGGGTGTCATGATCTCCCATGGCAACATCATTGCTGGCATCACTGGCATGGCTGAGCGAATCCCAAACCTCAA TGAGACGGACACCTACATTGGCTACCTGCCGCTGGCCCACGTTTTGGAGCTCAGCGCCGAACTGGTGTGCATCTCTCACGGCTGTCGCATCGGCTACTCCTCCCCTCAGACTCTAGCCGACCAG tcCACTAAGATAAAGAAGGGCAGTAAAGGGGATACCAGTGTGCTGAAACCTACTCTCATGGCTGCTGTACCA GAGATCATGGATCGGATCTACAAGAATGTGATGACCAAAGTGGAGGAGATGAGCAAGTTCCAAAAGACCCTCTTTGTGCTGGCTTACAACTACAAGATGGAGCAGATCTCCAAGGGGTACAGCACGCCTCTCTGTGATCG TCTGGTGTTCAAGCGGGTGCGCGCGCTCTTGGGAGGGAACACGCGGGTGCTGCTTTCTGGCGGAGCTCCGCTCTCGGCTGCCACACAGCGCTTCATGAACATCTGCCTGTGCTGCCCCGTGGGGCAGGGCTACGGTTTGACGGAGACCTGTGGAGCTGGCACCATCAGTGAGA TTTGGGACTACAGCACAGGACGGGTTGGAGCACCACTTGTTTGTTCAGAGATCACACTTAAGGACTGGGAGGAGG GTGGTTACTACAGCACAGACAAGCCCAACCCACGGGGAGAAATTCTGATCGGCGGGCCCAATGTAACCATGGGTTACTACAAAAACGAGGCCAAGAACCGCAAGGACTTTTTCGTGGATAAGAATGGCCAGAGATGGTTCTGCACAGGAGACATTGGAGAGATCCACGCCGACGGATGCCTCAAGATCATTG ACCGTAAGAAGGACCTGGTGAAATTGCAGGCAGGCGAGTACGTCTCTCTAGGAAAAGTGGAGGCTGTTCTGAAGAACTGCTCTCTCATTGACAACATCTGTGCCTACGCCAACAG TGACCAGTCGTATGTGATCAGCTTTGTGGTGCCGAACCACAAGCAGCTTATGGCGCTGGCGGGGCAGATGCAGGTGAGGGGCACATGGGAGGAGATCTGCAACAAACCTGAAATGGAGAAAGAGGTCCTCCGCATCATTACTGAGGCTGCTATCTCAG cAAAACTGGAGCGATTTGAGATCCCCAAGAAGATCCGGCTGAGTTCTGAGCCCTGGACACCAGAGACAGGCTTGGTCACTGACGCATTCAAACTGAAACGCAAGGAACTCAAAACACACTACCAGGAAGACATTGAGAGGATGTACGGTGGAAAATAA